The stretch of DNA TCAAGTTCACTTTTTGTGAGCCCAGACTGATCCTCGATTTCGGCCCATGGCGTGGCATCAACTGCTGCGCGATAGGCTTCAAGTTCTGCCGTATGAGCGCCGAGAAACTCCCGGTCCAGAATGGAGGCTCTGCCTTCAACAAGCGCTGCATCATCAGCAGCAAAAACAGCCTTGGCCATGCCGCGAAAAGCCGCCAGATCACCACCGAGCCGTGGCTGGAAATAGTCGCTGGCAATCATCTCGCTGCCACCACGCAGCATTTCAAGCTTGTCCTGCGGGTCGGAAAAACGCTCCAGTCCGCGCTCGCGCACCGGATTGAACACCACAATGTTTGCGCCACGTTCGGCAGCGCGGCGCAGATCGGCCAGCATGCGCGGATGGTTGGTGCCTGGATTTTGGCCGACCACGAAAATCGCATCGGCTTTCTCGAAATCCTCCAGAAGCACTGTACCTTTGCCGACCCCGATCGACTGGTTCAACGCAACGCCGCTTGCCTCGTGGCACATGTTCGAGCAGTCGGGAAAATTATTGGTGCCATAGGCACGCACAAAAAGCTGATAGAGAAATGCGGCCTCGTTCGAGGCGCGCCCCGATGTGTAGAATTCAACGCGATCAGGCGTGTCAAAACTCTGCAATATACTGCCAATCGTGGCGAATGCCTCGTCCCAGTCAACGGCTTCATATGTGTCACTCGCCGCATTATAACGCAGCGGGTGCGTGAGCCGCCCGGTATTTTCCAGCGCGTGATCAGTCCAGCCGCGCAGTTCCGAAACCGTGTGTTGCGTAAAGAAAGCAGGCGTGGTGCGCCGGTCCGTCGCCTCCCATGCGACTGCCTTGACACCATTTTCGCAAAATTCAAAGGATGAGCCATGTTCCGGGTCGCCCCATGCACAGCCGGGGCAATCAAAACCATCCGGCTGGTTGGCTTTGAGCAACGTCTTCGCACCCGACAACGGCGCGCCGCTAGCCAGCAACTGCTTGCCACAGCTTTTGAGCGCACCCCAACCACCAGCCGCTCGCGACTTTTTGCCGATGAAGCCGGCTTTGGATTCCTCATGCATATCAATATCCCTTTCCATATCTCCTTGGCCCTAACGGGATACGGAACAATCTCTCTATCATAAGAGAAATAGAATTGCCCTTCCATTTACCACAGTGCACGTGACAACGTTTTATGCTTGATTTCAGGTGCGCAATCCGTCATGCGATTGGTAAACAAAATTTACCACAAGGGGTGGGAGCCATGTCCGATATTGTTGAAATTGCCGACCTGAAACGGCTTGCACGCCGCCGCGTCCCGAAAATGTTTTTCGATTACGCGGATTCAGGCGCATGGACGGAATCGACCTACCGCAACAATGAAAGCGATTTTGCCAAGATCAAGCTGCGCCAGCGCATTCTGGTCGACATGACCAATCGATCACTTGCCTCCACCATGATCGGTGAAAACGTCTCTATGCCGGTGGCGCTTGCACCCACCGGCTTGACCGGTATGCAGCACGCGGACGGTGAAATGCTGGCCGCACAGGCAGCGGAAGCTTTCGGCGTTCCTTTCACGCTTTCCACCATGAGTATCTGCTCCATCGAGGACGTTGCTTCGGCCACCAAAAAGCCGTTCTGGTTCCAGCTTTATGTGATGAAGGATCGCGATTTCATCAAAAACCTGATCGGTCGCGCCAAGTCCGCTGGTTGCTCGGCGCTGGTGCTGACGCTTGATCTGCAAATACTCGGCCAGCGCCACAAGGATATCCGCAACGGGCTTTCCGCACCGCCAAAATTCACACCCAAACATATCTGGCAGATGGCGACGCGGCCAGCCTGGTGCTTTGGCATGCTGGGTACTCAGCGCCGCACTTTTCGCAACATTGCCGGTCACGCCAAGAATGTCACCGACCTTTCCTCGCTTTCGTCATGGACAGCGGAACAGTTCGACCCGCAGCTCAACTGGAACGATGTAGCGTGGATCAAGGAGCAATGGGGCGGCAAGCTGATCCTCAAGGGTATTCTTGATGTCGAGGACGCGAAAATGGCCGCGAAAACCGGAGCTGATGCGATTATCGTTTCCAACCACGGCGGTCGCCAGCTCGATGGTGCACCATCGTCGATTTCCATGCTCAAGCCGATTGTTGATGCGGTTGGCGACCAGATTGAAGTGCATGTCGATGGCGGCATCCGCTCCGGTCAGGACGTTTTGAAGGCGCGCGCACTCGGCGCTAAGGGCGTTTATATCGGGCGCCCTTTCCTCTATGGCTTAGGCGCTATGGGTAAGGAAGGCGTGACGCTGGCGCTCGAAATCATAGCCAAGGAGCTTGATATCACCATGGCATTATGCGGCAAGCGCGACATCGAAGAGGTAGACGGCTCCATATTACATTCGGCCGATTTCTAGAAAAGCCGACGTCGGCACGCTTAAGCATCAAAGTTACGGCAGCGTCGCGCTTGTGGTACGTCGCAGCGCGAGATGCCGCTCCCGGAACATTGAAAAAAGACCCGCCGCCACAACGATTGTGGCGCCCACCACGACGTTCCATGTCAGATTTTCGTGAAAAATGAAGGTAGCGATAAACGCGCCAATAACGAGCTGGAGATAGGTCAGGGGTTGCACTTCCCCCGCCTCAAGAACGTCATAGGCACGGATCAGGCAATAATGGCTGCCAATACCGCAAATGCAAAGCGCGGCCATCCAGAACCAGTCAGGCTGCGCGATGGGAACCATGTAAAATATGCCGACAGCCGTCAGAACGACTACACCACTCACGCCGGTATAAAAAAAGCTGGTTATAGGGTCATCATATTTGCTGACGGCGCGTGTTGCAACGGCATAGGTGGCAAACATACCGGTCGCTACAAGCGAAAACAGAATATTGGCATCAAAATGCGCATTGGCCGGATTGATAATCAAAATCACACCGCACAAACCGACGATGATAGCAGCCCAGCGACGCCATCCCACTTTTTCACCAAGAAAAACCACCGATAAAACTGTAACCAGAAGCGGAGCGCACTGAAAAACCGACTGCGCCATGGCCAAGCCGGAGCGGCTCAAACCATAAATGAAGACCACGATTTCCACAGCCAGCACAACGCCACGGAAAACCTGCAGAAACGGCCGTTTGGTTCTGGCAGTTTTGGCAATGCCTCCCGAACGCATGGCAAGCAGAATCACGAAAAGCCCAAAAGTCCAATAGCGTATCATCGTGATGAATATTGGCGAATAATGGCTGCCGAGATACTTCGAAATGCCATCTTGCGACGCAAAGATAATCACTGCGAGAATCGTAAAAAGATAGCCTTGGGTTTTCGGGTTCATTTCTCGCTCGCAGCCTTCATCCAATGATGGGCTATCTGTCTGGAGGAATATAGCGAGTAATCCCATCCAGAGAAGATTACTAGGTCTTTAGCGGAAAAGAGCACAATCTCCACTCTGGAACGAGGAAAATGCGCTTTAACGCGAAGACGGCGCTTTCGACAAAAGCACCGTACGGATGGCAAAGCTTGAATGAATGCGAGCGACACCCGGCAGGCGCGACAGGATTTCTTTGTGAATAATCTCATAGGCGGCGGCATTCTCTGCCTCCACACGCAGAATATAATCTGCATCGCCCGTCATGAGATAGCACTCACGCACTTCCGGGTGGCGGCGCACCGCTTCCTCGAAGCGGTTGAGATACTCCTCCGTCTGCCGGTCAAGCGTGATGCGCACAATGGCAACCAGCCGTTCATCACCGTCGGATGAGCCGACAATCGCCGTATAACCACGGATAACCCCTCCTGCTTCCAATATCTGCACCCGGCGTAGGCACGCTGATTGCGAAAGACCTACTTCTGCTGCAAGCTGGCTGTTGGTCATGCGTCCGTCACGGCGCAGGCAACGGATGATGTTGCGATCTATATTGTCGAGTGTTGCCATATAATCTTCGAACCAAAAGCTAAAACATGCGCAGGATATGCGATAATTCACATAAAATTCGAAAAATAGCAAAGATATTCGAATAGTCTTCGACTAACATAGCTGAATTGAAGCGCCGGCGTGACAAATAGGGCTGATATGTCGATGCATTTTTCTGAAGACCAACGCAATCTGGCAGCTGGTGGTGTCCTGACCATCGATCTTGCCGCTCTGCGCCATAATTATAAGACGATCGCCAATCGCATTGCGCCAACCCGAACCGCCGCTGTCGTCAAGGCCGATGCCTATGGACTTGGAGCGCACCGTGTTGCGCCAGCATTTTATCAGGCCGGATGCCGCGATTTCTTCGTCGCACATTTGGGTGAAGCCATAACGCTCAAACCATTCCTTGAGAGCGACGCAACAGTTTATGTCCTCAACGGCCTGCAGCCGGGAACCGAAGCCGCAGCGGCTCGCGAAGCCATTGTTCCCGTGCTCAATTCGCTGGAACAAGTCGAAAACTGGGCCAGCCTTGCCAAAACCATGGGTAAAAAGCTGCCCGCTTTGTTGCAGATCGATACCGGCATGTCACGGCTGGGCTTGTCGGCCAAGGAACTCGACCGGCTCACCGGCGATCTCTCGCTGCTCGACCCTATCGATCTGCGCTTCATCATCAGCCATCTTGCGAGCGGCGATGAGCCGGAAAACCCGGCCAATGCCCGGCAACTTTCGGCGATGAAGGTGGCACTTGCCAGATTTCTGAAAGTGCCCGTCGCCTTCGCCAATTCCGGCGGTGCCTTCCTCGACAAATCCTATCATTTTGACCTCGCCCGTCCCGGCGTAGCACTTTATGGCGTTGGCCCCGCCCCGATAAAGCCAGTCTTCACCCTGTCCGCGCGGGTTATTCAGGTGCGCGACGTCGATAAGGGCGCGGCCATAGGCTATGGCGGCACTTATCTGGCACAAGGCCCGATGCGTATCGCAACAATCGCGGTCGGCTATGCCGATGGCTGGTTCCGCAGCCTTGGCAACAAGGGGGCGGCCTATTTTGGTGACACACGCCTTGCGATCGTCGGGCGCGTTTCGATGGATTCCATCACGCTTGATGTCAGCGCACTGCCTGAAGGCACATTGAAACTTGGCAGTCTCATTGAGTTGATCGGTCCGCATCAACGGCTCGAAGATGTGGCGCGCGACTGCGACACCATTCCTTACGAAATCCTGACAGCGCTCGGCAATCGGTATGCCCGTATCTATGTCGATCAGGCGCAACCCGAATAAAGCACTAATAAAGAGGCGAACATGAAGATCATCGTATTGGGCAGCGGAGTTGTGGGCGTCACAACGGCCTATTATCTGGCAAAACTCGGCCATGAGGTCACTGTCGTCGACCGCGAGGAAGGCCCGGCACTGGAAACCAGTTTCGCCAACGCCGGACAGGTCTCGCCCGGTTATGCTTCGCCTTGGGCCGCACCCGGCGTTCCGTTCAAGGCGGCGAAATGGTTGTTGCAGAAACATGCGCCGCTGGTTTTGCGCCTGACGACAGATCCAAAACAATATGGCTGGCTTTTGCAGATGCTCGCCAATTGCACCGACAGCCGTTACAAGCTCAACAAGAGCCGTATGGTGCGCGTGGCCGAATATAGCCGTGATTGTCTGGTAGCACTTCGTGAAGAGACCGGCATCGAATACGACCAGCGTACGCAAGGCACCTTGCAGCTTTTCCGCGAACAATACCAGCTCGATGGCATCGGCAAGGATATCGAAGTTTTGAAGCAGGACGGCGTACCATTCGAGGTGCTGGACCGCGATAATTGTGTGAGGGTCGAGCCTGCTCTTGCGCATGCCAAAGACAAGTTTGTCGGTGGCCTACGCCTGCCGCATGATGAAACCGGCGACTGCTTCAAATTCACCAATGCACTGGCGAAAATCGCGGAGGGGCTTGGCGTCAAATTCCGGTTTGGCGTCACCATCAAGTCTCTGATGTTATCTGGCGGTACCGTCTCCGGCGTCGAAACCTCCGAAGCAATTCTGACCGCTGACCGCTATGTCGTGGCCCTTGGCAGCTATACGCCTGCCCTCGTCAAGTCGCTCGGCCTCAATGCTCCGATCTATCCGGTGAAAGGTTATTCCATTACCGCGCCCATCATTGACGAAACGCGCGCGCCGGTCTCGACCGTTCTGGATGAAAGCTACAAGATCGCCATCACCAGACTGGGCGACCGCATCCGTGTCGGCGGCATGGCGGAAGTTTCAGGCTTTACCAAGGACCTGCCAGCCGCACGTCGCGCCACACTTGATCTTTCGGTCAGCGACCTGTTTCCCGGCGGTGATCTGAAGGCAGCAACCTTCTGGTCGGGGCTGCGCCCGATGACGCCCGATTCCACGCCGATCATTGGCGCAACCCGCTATGACAACGTGTTCATCAATGCCGGTCACGGCACACTCGGCTGGACCATGGGCTGCGGCTCGGGCAAGCTTCTGGCTGATCTCATTTCCGGCAACAAGCCAGATATCCGCGCCGACGACCTCAGCATTG from Brucella sp. BE17 encodes:
- a CDS encoding alpha-hydroxy acid oxidase; its protein translation is MSDIVEIADLKRLARRRVPKMFFDYADSGAWTESTYRNNESDFAKIKLRQRILVDMTNRSLASTMIGENVSMPVALAPTGLTGMQHADGEMLAAQAAEAFGVPFTLSTMSICSIEDVASATKKPFWFQLYVMKDRDFIKNLIGRAKSAGCSALVLTLDLQILGQRHKDIRNGLSAPPKFTPKHIWQMATRPAWCFGMLGTQRRTFRNIAGHAKNVTDLSSLSSWTAEQFDPQLNWNDVAWIKEQWGGKLILKGILDVEDAKMAAKTGADAIIVSNHGGRQLDGAPSSISMLKPIVDAVGDQIEVHVDGGIRSGQDVLKARALGAKGVYIGRPFLYGLGAMGKEGVTLALEIIAKELDITMALCGKRDIEEVDGSILHSADF
- a CDS encoding DMT family transporter; translation: MNPKTQGYLFTILAVIIFASQDGISKYLGSHYSPIFITMIRYWTFGLFVILLAMRSGGIAKTARTKRPFLQVFRGVVLAVEIVVFIYGLSRSGLAMAQSVFQCAPLLVTVLSVVFLGEKVGWRRWAAIIVGLCGVILIINPANAHFDANILFSLVATGMFATYAVATRAVSKYDDPITSFFYTGVSGVVVLTAVGIFYMVPIAQPDWFWMAALCICGIGSHYCLIRAYDVLEAGEVQPLTYLQLVIGAFIATFIFHENLTWNVVVGATIVVAAGLFSMFRERHLALRRTTSATLP
- a CDS encoding Lrp/AsnC family transcriptional regulator, coding for MATLDNIDRNIIRCLRRDGRMTNSQLAAEVGLSQSACLRRVQILEAGGVIRGYTAIVGSSDGDERLVAIVRITLDRQTEEYLNRFEEAVRRHPEVRECYLMTGDADYILRVEAENAAAYEIIHKEILSRLPGVARIHSSFAIRTVLLSKAPSSR
- the alr gene encoding alanine racemase; translation: MSMHFSEDQRNLAAGGVLTIDLAALRHNYKTIANRIAPTRTAAVVKADAYGLGAHRVAPAFYQAGCRDFFVAHLGEAITLKPFLESDATVYVLNGLQPGTEAAAAREAIVPVLNSLEQVENWASLAKTMGKKLPALLQIDTGMSRLGLSAKELDRLTGDLSLLDPIDLRFIISHLASGDEPENPANARQLSAMKVALARFLKVPVAFANSGGAFLDKSYHFDLARPGVALYGVGPAPIKPVFTLSARVIQVRDVDKGAAIGYGGTYLAQGPMRIATIAVGYADGWFRSLGNKGAAYFGDTRLAIVGRVSMDSITLDVSALPEGTLKLGSLIELIGPHQRLEDVARDCDTIPYEILTALGNRYARIYVDQAQPE
- a CDS encoding D-amino acid dehydrogenase: MKIIVLGSGVVGVTTAYYLAKLGHEVTVVDREEGPALETSFANAGQVSPGYASPWAAPGVPFKAAKWLLQKHAPLVLRLTTDPKQYGWLLQMLANCTDSRYKLNKSRMVRVAEYSRDCLVALREETGIEYDQRTQGTLQLFREQYQLDGIGKDIEVLKQDGVPFEVLDRDNCVRVEPALAHAKDKFVGGLRLPHDETGDCFKFTNALAKIAEGLGVKFRFGVTIKSLMLSGGTVSGVETSEAILTADRYVVALGSYTPALVKSLGLNAPIYPVKGYSITAPIIDETRAPVSTVLDESYKIAITRLGDRIRVGGMAEVSGFTKDLPAARRATLDLSVSDLFPGGDLKAATFWSGLRPMTPDSTPIIGATRYDNVFINAGHGTLGWTMGCGSGKLLADLISGNKPDIRADDLSIERYD